One Kazachstania africana CBS 2517 chromosome 5, complete genome DNA window includes the following coding sequences:
- the FUN12 gene encoding translation initiation factor eIF5B (similar to Saccharomyces cerevisiae FUN12 (YAL035W); ancestral locus Anc_7.50): MAKKSKKNQQNYWDEDFEEDLPQSEEIGTPAESSVDVTTTENTPQPDEGQEEDAVAADDFMSALKSSKKKQEKKAEESKPSILKSKKEKEKEKKEKEKQKKKEQAARKRAQQQAQKEQNKELNKQNIEAAAAAKKEKNDDKKTTTSTKKPAKKIPAGLAALKRQLELKKQLEEEERLAREEEERLEKEEEERLAKEEEEKEKSRQAKKEKEKAKREKLKAEGKLLTKKQKEEKKLLERRRAALLAAGNVKVAGLAKLENDNDEAAVQKPKKIVYSKKKKRTTQDQGKSQTETTTVKKDFTTEKISDDLADEILIDDWENLDLGEEDETEVAPVQEETAEEGETTNTSTEPTPVQISEAEKAEDKIEEIVRQAAPAPTASPAVSNKKDLRSPICCILGHVDTGKTKLLDKIRQTNVQGGEAGGITQQIGATYFPIDAIKQKTETMTKYEKQTLDVPGLLVIDTPGHESFSNLRSRGSSLCNIAILVIDIMHGLEQQTIESIKLLRDRKAPFIVALNKIDRLYDWKEIPNNNFRDSYAQQARAVQDEFQTRLSNIQLALSEQGLNSELYFNNKNMSKYVSIVPTSAVTGEGVPDLLWLLLELTQKRMSKQLMYLSHIEATVLEVKVVEGFGTTIDVILSNGYLREGDRIVLCGMNGPIVTNIRALLTPQPLRELRLKSEYIHHKEVKAALGVKIAANDLEKAVSGSRLLVVGPDDDEEEMMDDVMDDITGLLDSVDTSGKGVVVQASTLGSLEALLDFLKDMKIPVMSIGLGPVYKRDVMKASTMLERAPEFAVMLCFDVKVDKEAEQYAEQEGIKIFNADIIYHLFDSFTAYQQQLLEQRRKDFLDFAIFPCVVQTLQIINKRGPMIIGVDVLEGTLRIGTPICAVRTDPTTKERHILLLGKVNSLEINHQPVHEVKKGQTAAGVAVRLEDPSHQQPIWGRHVDESDTLYSMISRKSIDTLKDQAFRDQVSRSDWLLIKKLKPVFGIE; encoded by the coding sequence ATGGCAAAGAAGAGTAAGAAGAACCAGCAAAACTACTGGGAcgaagattttgaagaagatttacCTCAATCTGAAGAAATCGGTACTCCTGCCGAATCTTCAGTCGATGTAACCACTACTGAAAATACTCCACAACCAGATGAAGgtcaagaagaagatgccGTCGCAGCTGATGATTTCATGTCTGCTTTAAAGAGTTCTAAAAAGaagcaagaaaagaaagctGAAGAATCTAAAccatcaattttgaagtctaagaaggaaaaggaaaaagagaagaaggaaaaggaaaagcaaaagaagaaagaacaagCTGCCAGAAAGAGAGCTCAGCAACAAGCCCAAAAGGAACAAAACAAGGAATTgaataaacaaaatattgaagcTGCTGCTGCggcaaagaaagaaaagaatgatgataaaaaGACCACCACTTCTACTAAGAAGCCTGCTAAGAAAATTCCAGCTGGTTTAGCCGCTTTGAAACGTCAattagaattgaagaaacaattagaagaggaagaaagattagccagagaagaagaagaaagattagaaaaagaagaagaagaaagattagctaaggaagaagaagaaaaagagaaaagcAGGCAagcaaagaaagaaaaggaaaaggcTAAAcgtgaaaaattgaaggcTGAAGGTAAATTATTAACCAAAAAgcaaaaggaagaaaagaagcTTCTTGAAAGAAGGCGTGCTGCATTATTAGCCGCTGGTAACGTCAAAGTTGCTGGTTTAGCTAAgttagaaaatgataatgacgaAGCCGCTGTTCAAAAACCAAAGAAAATCGTTTAttccaagaagaagaagagaacCACCCAAGACCAAGGCAAGTCACAAACCGAAACCACTACTGTTAAGAAAGATTTCACCACTGAAAAGATTTCAGATGATCTTGCCGATGAAATATTAATCGATGACTGGGAAAACTTAGATCTTGGCGAGGAGGATGAAACAGAAGTTGCCCCAGTACAAGAGGAAACTGCCGAGGAAGGGGAAACTACTAACACTTCTACTGAACCAACACCTGTGCAAATTTCTGAAGCTGAAAAAGCAGAAGACAAAatcgaagaaattgttaGACAAGCTGCACCAGCTCCAACAGCATCTCCTGCTGTTTCCAACAAGAAGGACCTACGTTCTCCAATCTGTTGTATCTTGGGTCATGTTGATACCGGTAAAACTAAATTATTAGATAAAATCAGACAAACCAATGTTCAAGGTGGTGAAGCAGGTGGTATTACCCAACAAATTGGTGCCACTTATTTCCCAATTGATGCTATTAAACAAAAGACTGAAACTATGACAAAGTACGAAAAACAAACTTTAGACGTTCCAGGTTTATTGGTTATCGATACCCCAGGTCACGAATCTTTCTCTAATTTACGTTCAAGGGGTTCTTCTCTATGTAACATCGCCATTTTggttattgatattatgCACGGTCTGGAACAACAAACTATTGAATCtatcaaattattaagaGACAGAAAAGCTCCATTCATTGTTGCATTGAATAAGATTGATAGATTATACGATTGGAAGGAAATCCCAAATAACAATTTCAGGGACTCTTATGCCCAACAAGCAAGAGCTGTCCAAGATGAATTCCAAACAAGATTAAGCAACATCCAATTGGCTTTATCTGAACAAGGTTTGAACTCTGAATTATATTTCAACAACAAGAATATGTCTAAATACGTTTCCATTGTTCCAACATCTGCTGTTACCGGTGAAGGTGTACCAGATTTGTTATGGttattattagaattaACACAAAAGAGAATGTCAAAACAATTGATGTACTTATCTCATATTGAAGCCACCGTTTTGGAAGTTAAGGTTGTTGAAGGTTTCGGTACCACCATTGATGTCATCTTGTCTAATGGTTACTTGAGAGAAGGTGACAGAATTGTGCTGTGTGGTATGAATGGTCCTATCGTAACTAACATCAGAGCTTTATTGACCCCACAACCGTTACGTGAATTACGTTTGAAGTCAGAATATATTCATCACAAAGAAGTCAAGGCTGCTTTAGGTGTTAAAATCGCTGCTAATGATTTAGAGAAGGCTGTTTCCGGTTCTAGATTACTGGTCGTTGGTcctgatgatgatgaagaagaaatgatgGATGACGTTATGGATGATATCACTGGTTTATTAGATTCCGTTGATACTTCTGGTAAGGGTGTCGTTGTCCAAGCTTCTACCTTAGGTTCTCTAGAAGCTTTGTTAGATTTCTTAAAGGATATGAAAATTCCAGTCATGTCTATTGGTTTAGGTCCAGTTTACAAGCGTGATGTTATGAAAGCATCAACTATGTTGGAGAGGGCACCTGAATTTGCAGTCATGTTGTGTTTCGATGTCAAGGTAGATAAAGAAGCGGAACAATATGCAGAACAGGAAGGTATCAAGATCTTCAACGCTGATATTATTTATCATTTGTTCGATTCATTTACTGCTTACCAACAACAATTATTGGAACAACGTCGTAAGGATTTCTTAGACTTTGCTATTTTCCCATGTGTTGTACAAACTCTACAAATCATCAACAAGCGTGGTCCAATGATTATTGGTGTTGATGTTCTCGAGGGTACGTTACGTATTGGCACACCAATTTGCGCCGTAAGAACCGATCCAACTACTAAAGAAAGGCATATTTTACTATTGGGTAAAGTAAATTCATTGGAAATTAACCATCAACCTGTTCATGAAGTTAAGAAAGGCCAAACTGCCGCAGGTGTAGCTGTACGTCTAGAGGATCCATCTCATCAGCAACCAATCTGGGGTCGTCATGTTGATGAATCTGATACATTATACTCTATGATTTCCAGAAAGTCTATTGACACCTTAAAGGATCAAGCATTCAGAGATCAAGTCTCTAGATCAGACTGGCTAttgatcaagaaattaaaacCAGTATTTGGCATCGAATGA
- the RPB2 gene encoding DNA-directed RNA polymerase II subunit RPB2 (similar to Saccharomyces cerevisiae RPB2 (YOR151C); ancestral locus Anc_5.497), with amino-acid sequence MSNEEYYEDDPYGFEDESAPITAEDSWAVISSFFREKGLVSQQLDSFNQFVDYTLQDIISEDSTLILEQLAQHTTEADNISRKYEISFGKIYVTKPMVNESDGVTHALYPQEARLRNLTYSSGLFVDVRKRTYEAVDVPGRDLKYELIAEESEDDSESGKVFIGRLPIMLRSKNCYLSDATESDLYKLKECPFDMGGYFIINGSEKVLIAQERSAGNIVQVFKKAAPSPISHVAEIRSALEKGSRFISTLQVKLYGRESSSSRTIKATLPYIKQDIPIVIIFRALGIIPDGEILEHICYDVNDWQMLEMLKPCVEDGFVIQDRETALDFIGRRGTALGIKKEKRIQYAKDILQKEFLPHITQLEGFESRKAFFLGYMINRLLLCALDRKDQDDRDHFGKKRLDLAGPLLGQLFKTLFRKLTKDIFRYMQRTVEEANDFNMKLAINAKTITSGLKYALATGNWGEQKKAMSSRAGVSQVLNRYTYSSTLSHLRRTNTPIGRDGKLAKPRQLHNTHWGLVCPAETPEGQACGLVKNLSLMSCISVGTDPMPIITFLSEWGMEPLEDYIPHQSPDATRVFVNGVWHGVHRNPARLMETLRTLRRKGDINPEVSMIRDIREKELKIFTDAGRVYRPLFIVEDDEALGHKELKVRKGHINKLMATEYQDIEGGFEDSEEYTWTSLLNEGLVEYIDAEEEETILIAMQPEDLEPMGEEEETQNDTAMDPAKRIKATQNATTFTHCEIHPSMILGVAASIIPFPDHNQSPRNTYQSAMGKQAMGVFLTNFNVRMDTMANILYYPQKPLGTTRAMEYLKFRELPAGQNAIVAIACYSGYNQEDSMIMNQSSIDRGLFRSLFFRSYMDQEKKYGMSITETFEKPHRTNTLRMKHGTYDKLDDDGLIAPGVRVSGEDIIIGKTTPISPDEEELGQRTAYHSKRDASTPLRSTENGIVDQVLITTNQDGLKFVKVRVRTTKVPQIGDKFASRHGQKGTIGITYRREDMPFTADGIVPDLIINPHAIPSRMTVAHLIECLLSKVAALSGNEGDASPFTDITVEGISKLLREHGYHSRGFEVMYNGHTGKKLMAQIFFGPTYYQRLRHMVDDKIHARARGPMQVLTRQPVEGRSRDGGLRFGEMERDCMIAHGAAAFLKERLMEASDAFRVHICGNCGLMSVIAKLSHNQFECKGCNNKIDIYQIHIPYAAKLLFQELMAMNITPRLFTDRSRDF; translated from the coding sequence ATGtcaaatgaagaatattATGAGGATGATCCATATGGATTTGAAGACGAGAGTGCCCCAATTACAGCAGAAGATTCCTGGGCTGTAATCTCTTCCTTTTTCAGGGAAAAAGGTTTAGTATCACAACAATTGGATTCATTCAACCAATTCGTTGATTACACTTTACAAGATATCATATCAGAAGATTCAACACTTATATTAGAACAATTAGCACAACATACCACCGAGGCTGATAATATCAGTAGAAAATATGAGATTAGTTTTGGTAAAATTTATGTTACTAAACCAATGGTTAATGAATCTGATGGTGTTACTCATGCTTTATATCCACAAGAAGCTCGTTTACGTAATCTAACGTATTCATCTGGTCTTTTCGTAGATGTAAGGAAGAGAACTTACGAAGCCGTTGACGTTCCTGGTAGAGACTTAAAATATGAATTAATTGCTGAAGAATCCGAAGATGATAGTGAAAGTGGTAAAGTCTTTATTGGTCGTTTACCAATCATGTTAAGATCTAAGAATTGTTACTTAAGTGATGCTACCGAATCTGATTTatacaaattgaaagaatgtCCATTTGATATGGGTGgttatttcattattaatgGTTCTGAAAAAGTTTTAATCGCTCAAGAACGTTCTGCAGGTAATATTGTCCAAGTTTTCAAGAAAGCTGCACCATCTCCAATATCTCATGTTGCAGAAATTAGATCTGCCCTAGAAAAAGGTTCAAGATTTATTAGTACTTTACAAGTTAAATTATATGGTCGTGAAAGTAGTTCATCCCGTACAATTAAGGCGACACTTCCTTATATTAAACAAGATATTCCTATTGTCATTATCTTTAGAGCCCTTGGTATTATTCCAGATGGTGAAATCTTAGAACATATTTGTTACGATGTCAATGACTGGCAAATGTTAGAAATGTTAAAACCTTGTGTTGAAGATGGTTTCGTTATTCAAGATCGTGAAACAGCTTTAGATTTTATTGGTCGTCGTGGTACTGCATTGGGTattaaaaaggaaaaaagaattcaatATGCTAAAgacattttacaaaaagaatttttaccTCATATTACTCAATTAGAAGGTTTTGAAAGTAGAAAAGCTTTCTTCCTTGGTTATATGATTAATAGATTATTGCTTTGTGCATTAGATCGTAAAGATCAAGATGATCGTGATCATTTCGGTAAAAAGAGATTAGATCTTGCTGGTCCTCTATTAGGTcaacttttcaaaactttatTCAGAAAATTAACAAAAGATATATTCCGTTATATGCAAAGAACAGTGGAAGAAGCcaatgatttcaatatgAAATTAGCTATCAATGCTAAAACAATCACTTCTGGTTTGAAGTATGCTCTTGCTACTGGTAATTGGGGTGAACAGAAGAAAGCTATGTCTTCAAGAGCTGGTGTCTCTCAAGTTTTAAATCGTTATACTTATTCGTCCACATTATCACATTTAAGAAGAACTAATACTCCTATTGGTCGTGACGGTAAATTGGCTAAACCACGTCAATTACATAATACTCATTGGGGTTTAGTTTGTCCTGCTGAAACTCCTGAAGGTCAAGCTTGTGGTTTAGTTAAGAACCTTTCCTTAATGTCTTGTATTTCTGTCGGAACAGATCCAATGCCGATTATTACCTTCTTAAGTGAATGGGGTATGGAACCTCTGGAAGATTATATCCCACATCAATCTCCTGATGCTACAAGAGTTTTCGTTAATGGTGTCTGGCATGGTGTTCACAGAAATCCTGCTAGATTGATGGAAACTTTAAGAACtttaagaagaaaaggtGATATTAACCCTGAAGTTTCTATGATTAGAGATATTCGTGAAAAggaattgaagattttcaCTGATGCTGGTAGAGTTTACAGAccattatttattgttgaagatgatgaagctCTTGGACATAAAGAATTGAAGGTTAGAAAAGGTCAcatcaataaattaatgGCAACTGAAtatcaagatattgaagGTGGTTTTGAAGATTCAGAAGAATATACTTGGACTTCTTTGTTAAATGAAGGTTTAGTTGAGTATATTGatgctgaagaagaagaaactatATTAATTGCTATGCAACCTGAAGATCTTGAACCAATGggagaggaagaagaaactcAAAACGATACTGCAATGGACCCAGCTAAACGTATTAAGGCTACTCAAAATGCAACAACTTTCACACATTGTGAAATTCACCCATCAATGATTCTTGGTGTTGCTGCATCTATTATTCCATTCCCAGATCACAACCAATCTCCACGTAATACTTATCAATCCGCTATGGGTAAACAAGCAATGGGTGTGTTCTTAACAAACTTCAACGTTCGTATGGATACAATGGCAAATATTCTGTACTATCCTCAAAAACCATTAGGCACCACCCGTGCTATGGAATACCTAAAATTCAGAGAATTACCTGCTGGTCAAAATGCTATCGTAGCAATTGCATGTTATTCTGGTTATAACCAAGAAGATTCTATGATTATGAATcaatcttcaattgataGAGGTTTATTCAGATCTTTATTCTTTAGATCATATATGgatcaagaaaagaaatatggTATGTCGATCACAGAAACCTTTGAAAAACCACATCGTACAAATACATTAAGAATGAAACATGGAACTTACGATaaattagatgatgatggtcTAATCGCACCTGGTGTAAGAGTATCTGGTGAAGATATCATTATAGGTAAAACCACTCCAATTTCAccagatgaagaagaattaggTCAAAGAACAGCATACCATTCTAAACGTGATGCTTCTACTCCATTGAGAAGTACTGAAAATGGTATAGTTGATCAAGTCTTAATTACAACAAATCAAGATGGTCTAAAATTTGTTAAAGTTCGTGTCAGAACGACAAAGGTTCCTCAAATTGGTGACAAGTTTGCTTCGCGTCACGGTCAAAAAGGTACTATTGGTATTACTTACCGTAGAGAAGATATGCCATTTACAGCGGATGGTATTGTACCAGATTTAATTATAAACCCTCATGCTATCCCATCACGTATGACAGTGGCACATTTAATTGAATGCTTATTGAGTAAAGTGGCTGCCCTTTCTGGTAATGAAGGTGATGCTTCTCCATTTACTGATATTACTGTTGAAGGTATATCGAAATTATTACGTGAACATGGTTATCACTCTCGTGGTTTTGAAGTCATGTACAATGGACATACGggtaaaaaattaatggcacaaatattttttggtCCTACCTATTACCAACGTTTGAGACATATGGTAGATGATAAGATCCATGCAAGGGCTCGTGGTCCAATGCAAGTCTTAACTAGACAACCTGTTGAGGGTAGATCAAGAGATGGTGGTTTAAGATTTGGTGAAATGGAACGTGATTGTATGATTGCACATGGTGCTGCAGCTTTCTTAAAGGAAAGATTAATGGAAGCTTCAGATGCCTTTAGAGTTCATATTTGTGGTAATTGTGGTTTAATGTCAGTTATTGCTAAATTAAGTCATAACCAATTTGAATGTAAAGGTTGTAACAACAAGATCGacatttatcaaattcatattCCATACGCTGCCAAATTGCTATTCCAAGAACTGATGGCAATGAACATTACCCCACGTCTATTTACTGATCGTTCTAGAGATTTTTAG
- the MRPL23 gene encoding mitochondrial 54S ribosomal protein uL13m (similar to Saccharomyces cerevisiae MRPL23 (YOR150W); ancestral locus Anc_5.496), with protein MSQKIGHTGLAFARLWHHVDLARDTRTVGRLASSIAITLMGKHKPVYHPSQDMGDYVVVTNCQKLRLTGDKFEEKMYWSHTGRPGSLKLKSVNRIISDQGYGEILKRAVSGMLPKNRLRKTRLARLKVFDGSEHPYKHNITAYAYQQPSIKKKEDIGDKGFI; from the coding sequence ATGTCTCAAAAGATTGGTCATACAGGTCTGGCTTTTGCAAGGCTGTGGCACCATGTTGACTTAGCGAGGGATACCAGAACCGTAGGTCGATTAGCTTCATCTATTGCTATTACACTAATGGGGAAGCATAAACCAGTCTATCATCCATCCCAAGATATGGGTGATTACGTAGTAGTGACTAATTGTCAGAAATTGAGACTTACAGGCgacaaatttgaagaaaagatgtATTGGTCACACACTGGAAGGCCTGGTAGTCTGAAATTAAAGAGTGTGAACCGGATCATTAGTGATCAAGGTTATGGggaaatattgaaaagagcAGTGAGTGGTATGTTACCCAAGAACAGGCTTAGAAAAACTCGATTAGCAAGGCTCAAGGTGTTTGACGGTAGCGAACATCCTTATAAGCATAATATTACGGCTTATGCATATCAACAGCCttcaattaaaaaaaaggaGGATATTGGAGACAAAGGCTTCATTTGA
- the UTP5 gene encoding Utp5p (similar to Saccharomyces cerevisiae UTP5 (YDR398W); ancestral locus Anc_5.490) yields the protein MSATQSPVVLSSYDPTGRYLCYVSIALDKQRISVEPTQKSDNYGLLNENFLYLDDSKSRVTSLKWTLVSSTETLCVLIGLSNGEIWLYSPLSHEILFKLSTDNSYEIKDIVVVDSAKKLYCIDSDDIIYEFDLVELKLQRHFKVESCTGLNRIGFVSENTLLLASHQIFLVDVAQKSVTMTFPGHVSPVTILEPLSKEYFISGAENDRFLNVYDIASGLTKSVLVSQANVTSMSHSDDNVIVTTTEDGSVEIFVDPLITNTNKRRAQKSKQHSKKISAIDPNNSNKIPLFNAFINKDILTVSYLQNATVPFFKQIQWKEVSDDYTIELDIAHRKNNRSTDRSLYGQDVAATKTYQEGNARVTSGDNFKHVEDVIKQLEIETSNHAEDDRESEPSEFESLADKIPLALSNVPKKKKKNPVTGTFAVVLTQALQSNDHSLLETVLNNRDDKMIRDTIMRIKPTLSVILLERLAERIARQSNRQRSLNIWVKWCLIIHGGYLVSVPNLTKTLSSLHATVKSRAALLDRLTALKIRLEYTWDRLEMDYTYGTKEEMHNPNEIDQTEEDDVEYNEELDDAGLIEDGEEDSGESYYEDSDVDESETQEIAQEVENGDVQEGSDDDEGYSDVEMNA from the coding sequence ATGTCTGCGACACAGTCTCCAGTGGTTTTATCTAGTTACGATCCGACCGGTCGCTATCTATGTTACGTCTCTATTGCATTAGATAAACAGCGTATATCAGTCGAACCCACTCAAAAATCAGATAATTATGGCCTATTAAATGAGAATTTTCTCTATTTAGATGATTCTAAATCAAGAGTAACCTCTTTAAAATGGACACTGGTTTCTTCTACCGAAACTTTATGTGTCTTAATTGGTCTAAGCAACGGTGAAATTTGGTTATATTCTCCTCTATCTCAtgaaatattattcaaattgtcAACAGACAATTCCTATGAAATCAAGGATATTGTCGTTGTCGATAGTGCCAAGAAGCTCTACTGTATTGATTCAGATGATATTATCTATGAATTTGATCTAGTTGAGTTGAAATTACAAAGGCATTTTAAAGTTGAATCATGTACTGGCTTGAACAGAATTGGCTTTGTCAGCGAAAATACATTATTACTTGCATCTCATCAAATCTTTTTAGTTGATGTAGCTCAAAAATCTGTTACTATGACATTTCCAGGCCATGTTTCACCAGTTACTATTCTAGAGCCACTAAGTAAAGAGTACTTTATATCTGGAGCAGAAAATGATAGATTCTTAAATGTCTATGATATCGCATCTGGGTTGACTAAGAGCGTCTTGGTATCTCAAGCAAATGTTACATCTATGTCTCATTCTGACGACAACGTCATTGTTACAACAACAGAAGATGGCTCAGTGGAAATCTTCGTCGATCCGTTAATTACAAATACTAATAAGAGAAGAGCtcaaaaatcaaaacaacATAGCAAAAAAATCAGTGCAATCGATCCAAataattctaataaaattCCACTTTTCAATGCattcatcaataaagaTATCCTCACGGTTTCTTATCTACAAAATGCAACTGTGCCATTTTTCAAGCAAATTCAATGGAAGGAAGTATCAGATGATTATACTATTGAATTAGATATCGCACATAGAAAGAATAATCGTTCGACAGATCGTTCTCTTTATGGCCAAGATGTGGCAGCAACAAAGACTTACCAAGAAGGTAACGCAAGAGTTACATCAGGTGATAATTTCAAGCATGTCGAAGACGTTATAAAACAATTAGAGATCGAAACCAGCAACCACGCAGAAGACGATAGAGAAAGTGAGCCAAGTGAATTCGAATCTCTTGCTGATAAAATACCGCTAGCATTGTCTAATGTaccaaaaaagaaaaaaaagaatccTGTAACAGGAACATTTGCAGTGGTCCTAACGCAAGCATTACAATCCAATGATCATTCTTTACTTGAAACAGTGTTGAATAACCGCGACGATAAGATGATTAGAGACACGATAATGAGAATAAAGCCAACTTTATCCGTTATTTTATTAGAGAGATTGGCTGAAAGAATAGCGAGACAATCTAACCGTCAACGTTCTCTTAATATCTGGGTGAAATGGTGTCTTATTATACATGGTGGCTATCTGGTCTCCGTCCCGAATTTAACGAAAACCTTGTCATCCTTGCATGCTACTGTGAAAAGTCGTGCAGCTTTATTGGACAGGCTGACAGCTCTTAAGATAAGATTGGAATATACATGGGATAGATTAGAGATGGATTACACTTACGgaaccaaagaagaaatgcATAATCCAAATGAAATAGATCAAACCGAAGAAGATGACGTCGAGTACAACGAAGAATTAGACGATGCTGGGTTGATAGAGGATGGTGAAGAAGATTCAGGTGAAAGTTACTACGAAGACAGTGACGTTGACGAAAGTGAAACGCAGGAAATCGCACAAGAAGTAGAAAATGGCGATGTCCAAGAAGgaagtgatgatgatgaaggaTATAGTGATGTTGAAATGAATGCATAA
- the SPP2 gene encoding spliceosome ATPase-activating subunit SPP2 (similar to Saccharomyces cerevisiae SPP2 (YOR148C); ancestral locus Anc_5.484) — protein MSFSLNIKSKGKNKKKRSKPAGSTVDIFNEGVDGLQDEELASSKKRKIRITEISKFTEENENAKKDAELVISMDNTDEPTKMVTSVEEYETVPVELFGEAMLRGMGWDGKYEKEEEKAKSINEKKQIHPEGLGIGAKGSNASLAADIESFMPVVKVKKQNSDDK, from the coding sequence ATGTCGTTTTCGCTGAATATAAAGAGCAAAGGcaaaaacaagaagaagagatcGAAACCAGCTGGAAGTACTGTGGATATATTTAACGAAGGTGTTGATGGGTTACAAGATGAGGAACTAGCTTCTAGCAAGAAACGAAAGATACGAATTACGGAAATCTCAAAGTTTacagaagaaaatgaaaatgcaaaGAAAGATGCAGAATTAGTGATATCGATGGATAATACTGACGAGCCTACGAAGATGGTGACATCTGTGGAAGAGTACGAGACCGTGCCCGTGGAGTTGTTTGGCGAAGCAATGCTTCGAGGCATGGGCTGGGATGGCAAGTATgaaaaagaggaagaaaaagctaaatcaataaatgaaaagaaacagaTTCATCCGGAGGGATTAGGTATAGGTGCTAAAGGTTCTAATGCTAGTCTGGCAGCtgatattgaatctttCATGCCCGTTGTCAAAGTAAAGAAGCAAAACTCAGAtgataaataa